One part of the Aurantibacillus circumpalustris genome encodes these proteins:
- a CDS encoding GNAT family N-acetyltransferase, with translation MEIKHEQLGKKGVFFVEENSSRIAELVYVFAGTDKFIIEHTKVNPGNEGKGLGRKLVDAAAAFARENSYKILPLCPYAKKVMQNSDIYQDILF, from the coding sequence ATGGAAATTAAACACGAACAGCTTGGCAAAAAAGGAGTTTTCTTTGTTGAAGAAAACTCCTCACGCATTGCAGAACTAGTGTACGTTTTTGCTGGCACCGATAAATTTATTATTGAACATACCAAAGTAAATCCTGGCAACGAGGGCAAAGGTCTAGGCCGAAAACTTGTTGATGCAGCCGCTGCTTTCGCAAGAGAAAATAGTTACAAAATTCTTCCGCTGTGTCCTTATGCTAAAAAAGTCATGCAAAATTCTGACATTTATCAAGACATCTTATTTTAA
- a CDS encoding M4 family metallopeptidase — protein MKKTIITVCIAFLSNVLFGQTFSKIIPYAENVTYTSENKINFIRFQENNTLNETTISEFINQHIFNNGLNKVVALKKEKDELGFTNIKFSIFQNGILISNKVIIAHFLNNKLVSLNGDLYAPAIAKNNFSISEKKALTYALSKVNAKKYKWDNKAEEEHMRTILNEPNFSYYPHGSKVVFEKEGINFNAYQFNIYAEDPLYRANVFVDASTGMILDEQNLICTTDVPATCNTKFSGPQTFTVDYTGSLYRLRETQRGQGIETYNLHNSSSYLTATDFTNSSTSWTTTGFDQAATDAHWGAEKTYDYYLLQHNRNSINNNGFKLYSYVHYQTNYANAFWDGQRMTYGDGNSSGSMKIFTALDVCGHEITHGLTSNTGAMVYSNESGALNESYSDIFGTAIENFGRPSNWNWKIGEDITNNGNGLRSMSNPNAYGDPDTYGGTYYYNGTADNGGVHTNSGVSNFWFYLLTSGGSGTNDLSNAYSVSGIGITSAAKIAFRALTVYYTPTTNYAMARQLTIQAAIDLFGSCSNELIQTTKAWYAVGVGANYITGLVGPNFTSNITNFCSAPANVTFNNTTTNGFTYNWSFGDGATASTTNAVHTYSAVGVYAVKLKATGCASALDSITKTAFIVVNGPIASPLVTSSAVACENTPITLVGSGNATLKWYDSATGGTELGVGSPFATSGLSTSTTFYAANTITLAPVYGGLSSFTGGGYSNVNTNYLLFNVFQNSILNSVVVKSQSISDRVIELKNASNVVLYTTTVNIGIGTTTVILNYNLTPGTNYKLGLNSASASSLYRTNTGVTFPYNIGGAAEITNSSTGTNAYYFFYDWKISKEECASTRVPVSVSVHPAPSVTMTAPDSPVCVGDVIDLQGTPSGGAYIGNTVTGSMFSASNGAGTYSVSYKYTDAYSCSSTVESTLIVEECTSVSNSVLSSSSVQIYPSPVQDNLMIKGVNVYSKLIICDALGRVTLTKELYNSEEKINIADFVNGIYVLSIQDETGKTIKTSKIIKN, from the coding sequence ATGAAAAAAACCATCATTACCGTTTGCATTGCTTTTCTGTCTAATGTTCTTTTTGGACAGACTTTTTCAAAGATTATTCCTTACGCGGAAAACGTAACTTATACTTCTGAAAATAAAATTAATTTTATTCGTTTTCAAGAAAATAATACTCTTAATGAAACCACAATTTCCGAATTTATCAATCAGCATATTTTTAATAATGGACTAAACAAAGTGGTTGCTCTTAAAAAAGAAAAAGATGAATTAGGTTTCACGAACATAAAATTTTCAATATTTCAAAATGGCATTCTAATTTCAAACAAAGTAATCATAGCGCATTTTTTAAATAACAAATTAGTTTCACTTAATGGCGATCTTTATGCACCTGCCATAGCTAAAAATAACTTTTCTATTTCAGAAAAAAAGGCGTTAACCTATGCACTTTCGAAGGTAAATGCAAAAAAATATAAATGGGACAACAAAGCCGAAGAAGAGCATATGCGGACTATTCTTAACGAACCAAATTTTAGCTATTATCCGCATGGTTCAAAAGTTGTTTTTGAAAAAGAAGGAATTAACTTTAACGCTTATCAGTTTAATATTTATGCAGAAGATCCACTATACCGTGCAAATGTATTTGTTGATGCGTCCACCGGGATGATTCTCGATGAACAGAATTTAATTTGTACCACAGATGTTCCTGCTACCTGTAACACCAAATTTAGTGGTCCGCAAACATTCACGGTAGACTATACCGGATCGCTTTACCGTTTAAGAGAAACACAAAGAGGTCAAGGCATAGAAACCTATAATTTGCACAATAGTAGCAGTTATTTAACTGCTACTGACTTTACAAATTCAAGTACAAGTTGGACTACCACAGGTTTTGACCAGGCTGCAACTGATGCCCATTGGGGTGCAGAAAAAACATACGACTACTATCTTCTGCAGCATAATAGAAATAGTATAAACAATAATGGTTTCAAACTTTATAGTTACGTACACTACCAAACAAATTACGCGAATGCTTTTTGGGATGGTCAGCGCATGACGTACGGCGATGGCAATTCAAGTGGGTCTATGAAAATTTTTACCGCATTGGATGTTTGTGGGCATGAAATTACTCATGGTTTAACGTCAAACACCGGGGCTATGGTATACAGCAATGAATCAGGTGCTCTGAACGAGAGTTATTCGGATATTTTTGGAACGGCTATCGAAAACTTCGGACGACCTAGCAATTGGAACTGGAAAATTGGTGAAGATATCACTAATAATGGCAATGGATTAAGAAGTATGTCAAACCCAAATGCTTATGGCGATCCCGACACCTACGGTGGCACATACTATTACAACGGTACAGCGGATAATGGCGGCGTTCATACAAACAGTGGCGTGAGTAACTTTTGGTTTTACTTACTCACAAGTGGAGGTTCAGGAACGAATGATTTATCAAACGCATACTCAGTGAGTGGAATTGGAATAACCAGCGCAGCGAAAATTGCATTTAGGGCATTAACGGTATATTATACTCCTACTACCAATTATGCAATGGCAAGACAATTAACCATACAGGCAGCTATAGATCTTTTTGGAAGCTGTAGTAATGAGCTTATACAGACTACGAAAGCTTGGTATGCTGTAGGTGTTGGTGCGAATTATATCACTGGACTTGTTGGACCTAATTTCACATCTAACATTACAAACTTTTGTTCAGCCCCTGCCAACGTTACATTCAATAACACCACAACAAATGGCTTTACATATAATTGGAGTTTTGGCGATGGTGCCACTGCTAGCACAACTAACGCCGTTCATACCTACTCAGCGGTAGGGGTTTATGCTGTAAAACTAAAAGCCACTGGTTGTGCTAGTGCTCTTGATAGTATAACAAAAACTGCTTTTATTGTTGTTAACGGGCCAATTGCTAGTCCCCTTGTGACATCTTCCGCAGTAGCTTGCGAGAATACTCCTATCACATTAGTTGGCTCAGGAAACGCTACCTTAAAATGGTATGATAGTGCAACTGGTGGAACAGAACTAGGCGTTGGTAGTCCCTTTGCCACTTCTGGTTTATCAACATCTACTACATTTTATGCTGCCAATACAATTACACTCGCTCCTGTTTATGGAGGTCTCTCATCGTTCACAGGTGGTGGTTATTCAAATGTAAATACAAATTATCTCCTCTTTAACGTATTTCAAAATAGCATTCTAAATTCAGTTGTTGTTAAATCCCAATCTATTTCAGACCGCGTAATTGAATTAAAAAATGCTTCTAATGTGGTATTATACACAACTACTGTAAATATTGGTATCGGTACAACAACAGTAATCTTAAATTATAACCTTACCCCTGGAACTAATTATAAACTCGGGTTAAATAGTGCCTCAGCGTCTAGTTTATACAGAACAAATACAGGTGTCACATTTCCATACAACATTGGTGGTGCGGCAGAAATAACTAACTCTAGCACGGGTACCAATGCATACTATTTTTTCTACGATTGGAAAATATCTAAAGAAGAATGCGCAAGTACCAGGGTTCCAGTTTCAGTTTCAGTTCATCCAGCACCATCTGTAACGATGACCGCTCCAGATAGTCCGGTTTGTGTTGGAGATGTTATTGATTTGCAAGGCACGCCAAGTGGAGGTGCATACATTGGCAATACAGTAACTGGTTCTATGTTTAGTGCTTCCAATGGCGCTGGAACGTACAGTGTATCTTATAAGTATACCGATGCTTACTCATGCAGCAGTACTGTTGAATCAACATTAATTGTTGAAGAATGTACCAGCGTTTCAAATTCAGTTCTTTCAAGTAGTTCTGTTCAGATTTATCCAAGTCCTGTTCAGGATAACTTAATGATTAAGGGAGTTAATGTATATTCTAAACTAATTATATGTGATGCATTAGGGCGTGTAACGCTTACCAAGGAACTTTATAATTCTGAAGAAAAAATAAATATTGCTGATTTCGTTAATGGCATCTATGTGTTAAGCATACAAGATGAGACTGGTAAAACAATTAAAACCAGCAAGATAATCAAGAACTAA
- a CDS encoding glycosyltransferase family 2 protein, whose protein sequence is MKISIITITFNSESTIEQTIRSVIEQTYKNIEYIIVDGGSTDNTLNVIEKYKPNIHKIVSESDNGLYDALNKGIEMATGDVIGMIHSDDFYIDNNVIQKYADCFLKNKSDSVYSDLYYVDKTNADKIIRKWKSGEYKAGSFINGWMPPHPTFFVKREIYQKLGKFNIQFKSAADYELMLRFIKKNKISISYLPEYTVKMRVGGKSNVSVLNRFKANMEDRKAWEENGLKPRFYTLYLKPLRKILQFF, encoded by the coding sequence TTGAAAATTTCTATCATAACAATTACTTTTAATTCTGAGTCCACCATCGAACAAACTATTCGTTCGGTGATTGAACAAACATATAAGAACATTGAATACATCATTGTAGATGGAGGGTCAACTGACAACACATTAAACGTCATTGAAAAATATAAACCTAACATTCATAAAATTGTTTCGGAAAGTGACAATGGTTTGTATGACGCGTTAAATAAGGGAATTGAAATGGCTACCGGTGATGTTATTGGTATGATACATTCTGATGATTTTTATATTGATAATAATGTTATTCAAAAATATGCCGATTGTTTTTTAAAAAATAAGTCTGATTCTGTATACAGCGATTTGTATTACGTGGATAAAACAAATGCTGATAAAATAATTCGTAAATGGAAGAGTGGAGAATACAAAGCTGGTTCTTTCATCAACGGTTGGATGCCTCCACACCCAACTTTTTTTGTAAAAAGGGAAATCTATCAAAAACTCGGAAAATTTAATATCCAGTTTAAAAGTGCTGCTGATTACGAATTGATGTTGCGGTTCATAAAAAAAAACAAAATAAGCATTTCTTATTTACCAGAGTACACTGTGAAAATGCGTGTTGGAGGTAAGAGTAATGTAAGTGTATTAAATCGGTTTAAGGCCAATATGGAAGACCGTAAAGCCTGGGAAGAAAATGGCCTTAAGCCAAGGTTTTATACCTTGTACTTAAAGCCATTGCGTAAAATATTACAGTTTTTTTAG
- a CDS encoding D-glycero-alpha-D-manno-heptose-1,7-bisphosphate 7-phosphatase, giving the protein MTLKNLNIDRSWTLFLDRDGVINKKLENDYVKHWIEFEFLEGSIDAIKYLSSVFGKLVIVTNQQGIGKRLYRVEDLELIHKNMLYEIAYHGGKIDKVYFSPYLNAENHPTRKPGIGMALNAQKDFPEIDFKKSIIIGDSMSDMEFGRTAGMKTIFISEEKKEDLKIDFHFKSLNDLVINLQNAH; this is encoded by the coding sequence ATGACTTTAAAGAATTTAAATATAGATAGAAGTTGGACTCTTTTTTTAGATCGCGATGGCGTTATAAATAAAAAGCTGGAGAACGACTACGTGAAACATTGGATTGAGTTCGAATTTTTAGAGGGGAGTATTGACGCTATTAAATATTTAAGTTCTGTGTTTGGGAAATTAGTTATCGTTACCAATCAACAGGGAATTGGCAAACGTCTTTATAGAGTTGAGGATTTGGAGCTCATTCATAAAAACATGCTCTATGAAATTGCATATCACGGAGGAAAAATTGATAAAGTTTATTTTTCACCTTATTTAAATGCTGAAAATCATCCAACACGTAAACCTGGTATTGGAATGGCCTTGAATGCTCAAAAAGATTTTCCAGAAATAGATTTTAAAAAAAGCATTATTATTGGTGATAGCATGAGTGATATGGAGTTTGGAAGAACAGCAGGCATGAAAACTATTTTCATATCCGAAGAAAAAAAAGAAGACTTAAAAATAGATTTTCATTTTAAGTCATTAAATGACTTAGTTATAAATTTACAAAACGCGCATTGA
- a CDS encoding nucleotidyltransferase family protein: MLRTAIILAGGFGTRLQSVVSDLPKPMAPINQHPFLNYQLNYLKHYGIKNIILSVGYLSDKIKEYYKSEYNGLQIKYVVEEIALGTGGGIRLGMESCKDDYALVLNGDSLFDVDIHEFFRLHVNELSQFSIALRKVENASRYGAIETDKNDRIISFKEKVNVESKGLINGGVYILNKEVYLKTNPSNTNFSIEKDFFEKQLNKLKIKGFEFNGYFIDIGVPEDYKKAQDDFKEFKYR, encoded by the coding sequence ATGCTTCGAACCGCTATCATACTCGCCGGAGGATTTGGCACACGCCTACAAAGCGTTGTCTCTGATTTACCAAAGCCAATGGCACCAATCAATCAGCATCCCTTTCTCAATTATCAATTAAATTATTTAAAGCACTATGGTATAAAAAATATAATTCTTTCGGTTGGATATCTTTCAGATAAAATAAAGGAATATTACAAATCGGAGTACAATGGACTTCAAATTAAATATGTAGTTGAAGAGATAGCTCTGGGAACAGGTGGCGGCATTCGTCTCGGGATGGAAAGCTGCAAGGACGACTATGCTTTGGTGCTCAACGGTGATTCTTTATTTGATGTGGATATTCACGAGTTTTTTAGATTACATGTAAACGAATTATCGCAATTTTCTATTGCCCTTAGAAAAGTCGAAAACGCTTCTCGTTACGGTGCCATAGAAACAGATAAAAATGACCGAATTATTTCCTTTAAAGAAAAGGTGAACGTTGAAAGTAAAGGTCTTATAAACGGAGGAGTTTATATTTTGAATAAAGAAGTATATCTAAAAACAAATCCCTCAAATACCAATTTCTCGATTGAAAAAGATTTTTTCGAAAAACAACTTAATAAACTTAAAATAAAAGGATTTGAATTTAATGGCTATTTCATTGATATTGGAGTGCCAGAGGATTACAAAAAAGCGCAAGATGACTTTAAAGAATTTAAATATAGATAG
- a CDS encoding D-sedoheptulose-7-phosphate isomerase — MIDFIKSKIQTSIDLKTSLLSNTALLSLIDAIVQDICSSYKQGGKVLWCGNGGSAADCQHLAAELSGRFYYDRPPLFSEALHVNTSYTTAVANDYSYDVIYSRLVEAMGKKGDILFGLSTSGNSANVVKAFEKANELGVITIGFTGETGGKMKDLCKYLINIPSKDTPRIQECHMLLGHTICEMVEMNLFPKK; from the coding sequence ATGATAGATTTCATTAAATCAAAGATTCAGACCTCGATTGATCTGAAAACATCTTTATTATCTAACACAGCTTTACTTTCTTTGATCGACGCTATTGTTCAGGACATTTGCTCAAGCTATAAGCAGGGAGGAAAAGTTCTTTGGTGCGGAAATGGAGGCAGTGCAGCCGACTGCCAGCATTTAGCGGCTGAATTAAGTGGCAGGTTTTATTACGACCGCCCACCTTTATTTTCAGAAGCCTTACACGTAAATACAAGCTATACAACGGCTGTTGCAAATGATTATAGTTACGATGTTATATATAGTCGCTTAGTTGAAGCCATGGGTAAAAAGGGAGATATTCTTTTTGGTCTTAGTACTAGCGGCAACAGTGCAAACGTTGTTAAAGCTTTTGAAAAAGCGAATGAACTGGGTGTAATTACTATTGGGTTTACTGGAGAAACGGGAGGGAAAATGAAAGACTTGTGCAAATACTTGATTAATATTCCAAGTAAAGATACCCCTAGGATACAAGAGTGTCATATGCTTTTAGGACATACAATTTGTGAGATGGTTGAAATGAATTTATTTCCTAAGAAATAA
- a CDS encoding 2-phosphosulfolactate phosphatase encodes MNIEVCFSPQAYPLFHNPDSVVVVIDILRASSAITTAFFNGVAKMIPVSTIEEAQKYKNDGFLVAAERNAEIVEGFDLGNSPFGYMSSKLKGKTIAITTTNGTQAIEAAKDAHKVIIGSFLNLDAVIAFLKKENRDIVFLCAGWKNKFNLEDTLYAGAVAEELIHKYDFSSNCDSAIAAMELYKIAKHDLYGFLANSSHRNRLEKLNLERDIRYCLSSNQCPVVPVMENGVLIKGS; translated from the coding sequence ATGAATATCGAAGTTTGTTTTAGTCCCCAGGCCTACCCTCTATTTCACAATCCCGATTCTGTTGTTGTTGTTATTGATATTTTGCGGGCGTCTTCTGCAATCACTACCGCTTTTTTTAACGGAGTTGCTAAAATGATTCCGGTATCTACAATTGAAGAAGCGCAAAAATATAAGAATGATGGATTTTTAGTAGCAGCCGAGCGGAATGCAGAAATCGTAGAAGGATTTGATTTAGGGAACAGTCCGTTTGGTTATATGAGTTCCAAGTTAAAAGGCAAAACAATTGCAATAACTACTACGAATGGCACCCAAGCGATTGAAGCAGCAAAAGATGCACATAAGGTAATAATTGGAAGCTTCTTAAATCTTGATGCCGTAATTGCTTTTCTTAAAAAAGAAAATAGAGATATTGTTTTTTTATGTGCAGGCTGGAAAAACAAATTTAATCTTGAAGATACACTTTATGCTGGTGCTGTGGCTGAGGAGTTAATTCACAAATACGACTTTAGCTCTAACTGCGACTCTGCCATTGCCGCAATGGAATTGTATAAAATTGCAAAGCACGACCTATACGGATTCTTAGCCAATTCTTCGCACCGAAACAGATTAGAAAAACTAAACCTCGAACGTGATATCCGTTACTGCTTAAGCTCTAATCAGTGCCCTGTAGTGCCAGTAATGGAAAACGGTGTACTAATTAAAGGATCTTAA
- a CDS encoding LytR/AlgR family response regulator transcription factor, with translation MKALIIDDNKINRLYLKTLLEKSFPVIKKIDEAGTVSASKLLIESTDYDVIFLEIELKDGMGFEVLKEIKDFVHVVVVTNRKEHAIQAIKHSVIDYLLKPVDLNEMKIALSRIVKLAGKQETSKKPSSGSDYPRTSVFEESAIMINFKNQCKALNKKDILFIKALGKYSEIHVINKSHYTSYKNLKEFEYAMTDTFVRTHHSYLVNLESIVSYSRETSQVELCNGIFIPVSVRKREELFKKFKVF, from the coding sequence ATGAAAGCCTTAATAATTGACGATAACAAGATTAACCGTCTTTATCTTAAAACACTTTTAGAAAAAAGTTTTCCAGTAATAAAAAAAATTGATGAAGCCGGAACCGTTTCTGCGTCTAAACTCTTAATTGAAAGCACTGATTACGATGTTATATTTTTAGAAATCGAATTAAAAGACGGAATGGGCTTTGAAGTTTTAAAAGAAATAAAAGATTTCGTTCATGTAGTTGTAGTTACTAACCGAAAAGAACATGCCATACAAGCTATTAAGCATAGTGTTATCGATTATCTTCTTAAGCCAGTTGACTTAAATGAAATGAAAATTGCTCTATCAAGGATTGTAAAACTTGCAGGAAAACAAGAAACATCAAAAAAACCAAGTTCTGGTAGTGACTACCCAAGAACGAGTGTCTTTGAGGAAAGTGCCATTATGATCAACTTTAAGAATCAGTGTAAAGCTTTAAATAAAAAAGATATTTTATTTATTAAAGCGCTCGGAAAATATTCAGAAATTCATGTAATAAATAAATCACACTACACCTCGTATAAAAACTTAAAAGAATTTGAATATGCCATGACCGATACTTTTGTTCGTACACATCATTCTTACTTAGTGAATTTAGAGTCTATTGTCTCATACTCCCGTGAAACATCGCAGGTAGAGCTTTGTAATGGCATTTTTATTCCAGTATCTGTTCGCAAAAGAGAAGAATTGTTTAAGAAATTTAAAGTATTTTAA
- a CDS encoding THUMP domain-containing class I SAM-dependent RNA methyltransferase, with amino-acid sequence MKISYDYTHTGDFEMKVTTFFGLEEILAKELLQLGGKDITEFKRGVSVVGDIGFLYKANLCLHTALKVIVPIAKFEANNEQELYDNIKLIDWERFISNSDTLMVESVLNSENFTHSQFVSQKVKDGIVDRFRDKTGSRPDVDLLHPAFKLYVHIYKNEVSLNIDSSGDPLYKRGYRSDINEAPMKEVLAAGLVKLSGWEKHHLLVDGMCGAGTIAIEAALWANNIPPGYYRNEFGFMRWRNFDEKTYDTIYESSINKIRNDKVEIIANDIDFPTLKKAKINTKNAKVDDVITCTQESFFDITPPRQAGVVILNPPYGERIPVAEIENLYKEIGNKLKKDFKGFNAWIITSSPEAIKSIGLRPSRRIHVFNGSLECRYLKFELYDGSKKASKNPDTMTRK; translated from the coding sequence ATGAAGATTAGTTACGATTATACGCATACAGGTGATTTTGAAATGAAGGTCACTACTTTTTTCGGATTGGAAGAAATTCTTGCAAAAGAGCTATTGCAATTAGGAGGCAAAGACATTACTGAATTCAAACGTGGCGTTTCGGTTGTAGGTGATATTGGTTTTTTATATAAGGCTAATCTTTGTTTGCACACAGCATTAAAAGTTATTGTTCCAATCGCAAAATTTGAGGCGAATAACGAACAGGAGTTATACGATAACATTAAATTAATCGACTGGGAACGTTTTATTTCGAATAGTGATACCTTAATGGTGGAAAGTGTTCTTAACTCTGAGAATTTTACACACAGCCAGTTTGTATCGCAAAAAGTGAAAGATGGAATTGTTGACCGTTTCCGTGATAAAACTGGTAGTCGACCCGATGTAGATTTATTACACCCTGCTTTTAAATTGTATGTACATATTTATAAGAACGAAGTCTCGTTAAACATTGATAGTAGTGGGGATCCTTTATACAAGCGTGGTTACCGTTCCGATATTAATGAAGCACCAATGAAAGAGGTTCTTGCTGCGGGTTTAGTAAAATTAAGCGGTTGGGAAAAACATCATCTTTTAGTGGATGGTATGTGTGGTGCGGGCACTATTGCTATTGAAGCAGCTCTTTGGGCAAACAATATTCCTCCAGGTTATTATAGAAATGAATTTGGTTTTATGCGCTGGCGAAATTTTGATGAGAAAACATATGATACCATCTACGAAAGTAGTATCAACAAAATTAGAAACGATAAGGTAGAAATTATCGCGAACGACATTGATTTCCCTACACTTAAAAAGGCAAAGATTAATACAAAAAACGCAAAGGTAGATGATGTAATTACTTGTACTCAAGAATCGTTTTTCGATATAACGCCTCCAAGACAAGCAGGCGTTGTAATTTTGAATCCGCCTTATGGGGAAAGAATACCTGTTGCTGAAATAGAAAACCTCTATAAAGAAATCGGAAACAAGCTTAAAAAAGATTTTAAAGGATTTAATGCCTGGATAATCACAAGTAGTCCTGAGGCTATAAAAAGTATAGGATTACGGCCTTCAAGACGTATACATGTTTTTAATGGGTCTTTAGAATGCAGGTACTTAAAATTTGAATTGTACGATGGAAGTAAAAAAGCTTCCAAGAATCCAGATACAATGACAAGAAAGTAA
- a CDS encoding bestrophin family protein: MVSYNPKDWFKLIVQFHKSDTFRILFPTMSLLGIVTWAVCFIEKKYLDLEIPTLTIFHQIAGFIISMVLVFRINTAYDRWWEGRKLWGALVNNTRNLAIKLNALVSKSDIASRSQLHSLISNFPFALKEHLRNRNTLEDIKFSPVLTEENFKKVSHKPNYIARQLTEYCLEITKKNSHTQNDYLVLSENLNQFTDICGACERIKNTPIPYSYSIFIKKMIFLYIITMPVSFGLTIGYWSIPIVMIMFYAFASLELISEEIEDPFGTDSNDLPTDELSVKIKENVREILLGDED; this comes from the coding sequence ATGGTAAGCTATAATCCGAAAGATTGGTTCAAACTTATCGTTCAATTTCATAAGTCGGATACCTTTCGTATTCTGTTTCCTACTATGAGCCTTTTGGGTATTGTAACCTGGGCGGTTTGTTTTATTGAAAAAAAATATTTGGATTTAGAGATTCCAACCTTAACAATTTTTCATCAAATAGCAGGTTTTATAATTTCAATGGTATTGGTTTTCAGAATCAATACTGCTTACGACCGTTGGTGGGAAGGTCGCAAACTTTGGGGGGCTTTGGTTAACAATACCAGAAATCTTGCTATTAAGTTAAATGCGTTGGTGTCAAAAAGTGATATAGCCTCCCGATCTCAATTACATAGCCTCATCAGCAATTTTCCATTCGCTTTAAAAGAGCATTTAAGAAATAGAAATACTCTAGAGGATATAAAATTTAGTCCCGTATTAACGGAAGAAAATTTTAAAAAAGTTTCGCATAAGCCAAATTACATAGCTCGCCAACTAACAGAATACTGTCTGGAAATCACAAAAAAAAATTCTCACACACAAAACGATTATTTGGTACTCAGTGAAAACTTAAATCAATTCACTGATATTTGTGGGGCTTGCGAGCGAATTAAAAACACTCCAATTCCATATTCATATAGTATTTTTATAAAGAAAATGATTTTTCTTTATATTATTACGATGCCAGTTTCTTTTGGATTGACCATTGGGTACTGGTCAATACCCATTGTAATGATAATGTTTTACGCTTTTGCATCACTCGAATTAATTAGTGAAGAAATTGAAGATCCTTTTGGAACAGACTCTAACGATTTACCAACAGATGAATTGTCTGTTAAGATAAAAGAAAACGTACGTGAAATATTATTAGGAGATGAAGATTAG